In the genome of Montipora foliosa isolate CH-2021 chromosome 3, ASM3666993v2, whole genome shotgun sequence, one region contains:
- the LOC137995313 gene encoding adenosine receptor A2a-like encodes MANLSVSNMTNVTMKGEKKDVFILVFTSITIIVNTIACPFTIGLNVLVIIAVKRRRRLQNNGNIMLACLAVTDVLTGLISQPSFILWKTASLLGSDNAKVFVAIHRLCIIVLTYSSALHLMMVVGEKMIAIKYPFWYPSLMTTRNMKLGVLFCWVYSSSFGLPIQLIRGSGALYFISASHIFFACVVFVSTSNVILYFETRRHHKMIKAQQLPQEQVETFLKENKAFKTTVLVVGAVGLCLLPVIFYLVMLAVGFFQERIFLLNLMQTMTPTFMMINSLLNPLIYCWRQKEIRKFVFRTSMHAVHPVY; translated from the coding sequence ATGGCAAACCTGTCTGTTTCAAACATGACAAACGTTACGATGAAAGGCGAAAAAAAAGATGTCTTCATCTTGGTCTTTACTTCCATAACCATCATCGTTAACACTATCGCCTGTCCATTCACAATCGGACTGAACGTGTTAGTGATAATTGCTGTAAAAAGAAGACGAAGACTTCAGAACAACGGGAACATCATGTTGGCCTGTTTAGCCGTCACTGATGTGTTGACAGGTCTGATCTCGCAGCCTTCGTTTATTCTGTGGAAAACAGCCTCCCTGCTTGGTAGCGACAACGCTAAAGTCTTCGTTGCCATTCACAGGCTTTGCATTATTGTGCTTACTTATTCCTCGGCTCTTCATCTCATGATGGTTGTTGGCGAGAAAATGATAGCAATCAAATATCCGTTTTGGTATCCTTCGCTTATGACAACACGAAACATGAAGTTGGGAGTCTTGTTTTGCTGGGTGTATAGCAGTTCTTTTGGTTTGCCTATTCAGTTGATCCGCGGAAGCGGCGCCCTGTATTTTATTTCTGCCTCTCACATCTTTTTTGCTTGCGTTGTTTTCGTTTCTACGTCTAACGTAATCCTTTATTTTGAAACTCGTCGGCACCACAAGATGATTAAAGCTCAACAGTTACCGCAAGAACAAGTAGAAACATTCCTTAAGGAGAATAAAGCATTCAAGACAACCGTATTAGTGGTGGGTGCTGTTGGACTATGTTTGTTGCCAGTAATCTTCTATCTTGTTATGTTAGCTGTTGGTTTTTTCCAGGAgagaatttttcttttaaatttaatgcAGACCATGACACCCACTTTCATGATGATTAATTCTCTTCTAAATCCATTGATTTATTGCTGGCGACAGAAAGAAATAAGAAAGTTTGTATTTAGAACTTCAATGCATGCAGTGCATCCTGTTTACTAG